From Maritimibacter sp. DP1N21-5, a single genomic window includes:
- the cueR gene encoding Cu(I)-responsive transcriptional regulator, whose amino-acid sequence MNISDAGAASGLPAKTIRYYEDIGLVTPARDANGYRSFGEVDVHNLRFLARSRALGFSIEDCRTLLALYQDKSRASGEVKKVAEGHLSEIERKIADLTAMRDTLAHLVHCCHGDDRPDCPILEGLERD is encoded by the coding sequence ATGAATATCTCGGATGCCGGGGCGGCCAGCGGCCTACCCGCGAAAACGATCCGCTATTACGAGGACATCGGGCTGGTCACGCCTGCCCGCGATGCGAACGGCTACCGGTCCTTCGGTGAGGTGGACGTGCACAACCTGCGCTTTCTGGCACGGTCGCGCGCACTCGGGTTCTCGATAGAGGATTGCCGCACGCTTCTCGCGCTTTATCAGGACAAGAGCCGCGCCTCGGGCGAGGTGAAGAAGGTCGCCGAAGGGCATCTGTCCGAAATCGAACGCAAGATCGCGGACCTCACGGCCATGCGCGACACGCTCGCGCATCTGGTGCATTGCTGTCACGGAGACGACCGGCCGGATTGCCCAATTCTGGAGGGGTTGGAACGCGACTGA
- a CDS encoding ABC transporter substrate-binding protein — MKSVKTGLAAFALSGAMAGSAFAADEVTLQLKWVTQAQFAGYYVALEKGFYEAADLDVTIKPGGPDVAPVQVLMGGGADVMVDWLPSALAAREQGAPVVNIAQPFKSSGMMLTCLKESGVATPEDFPGKTLGVWFFGNEYPFLSWMSTLGIPTEGGEDGVEVLKQGFNVDPLLQKQAACISTMTYNEYWQVIDAGISEDDLITFKYEDQGVATLEDGLYVLEENLADEAFKDKMVRFVKASMEGWKYAEENPDEAAMIVLDYDETGAQTEEHQKRMMGEVAKLTAGSNGALDVADYERTVATLMAGGSDPVITKEPEGAYTLDITDAALQ; from the coding sequence ATGAAATCAGTGAAAACGGGCCTCGCTGCCTTTGCGCTGAGCGGCGCGATGGCCGGATCGGCTTTCGCCGCCGACGAGGTGACCCTGCAGCTCAAATGGGTGACCCAGGCCCAGTTCGCGGGCTACTACGTGGCGCTTGAAAAAGGCTTCTACGAGGCCGCCGACCTCGACGTGACGATCAAGCCGGGCGGGCCCGACGTGGCGCCGGTGCAGGTGCTCATGGGTGGCGGTGCCGACGTGATGGTCGACTGGCTGCCCTCCGCTCTCGCCGCACGCGAGCAGGGGGCGCCGGTGGTGAACATCGCGCAGCCCTTCAAATCGTCGGGCATGATGCTGACCTGCCTCAAGGAGTCGGGTGTCGCGACCCCCGAGGATTTCCCGGGCAAGACGCTGGGCGTCTGGTTCTTCGGCAATGAATACCCCTTCCTGTCGTGGATGAGCACGCTGGGTATTCCGACCGAAGGCGGCGAGGACGGTGTCGAGGTTCTGAAACAGGGCTTCAACGTCGATCCGCTCCTGCAAAAGCAGGCCGCCTGTATTTCGACCATGACCTACAACGAATACTGGCAGGTCATCGACGCGGGCATTTCCGAGGATGACCTCATCACCTTCAAGTACGAGGATCAGGGCGTCGCTACGCTGGAAGACGGTCTTTACGTGCTCGAGGAAAACCTGGCCGACGAGGCGTTCAAGGACAAGATGGTGCGCTTCGTGAAGGCCTCCATGGAAGGCTGGAAATACGCCGAAGAGAACCCGGACGAGGCCGCGATGATCGTTCTCGATTACGACGAGACCGGCGCGCAGACCGAAGAGCACCAGAAGCGCATGATGGGCGAAGTGGCGAAACTGACCGCCGGCTCGAACGGCGCGCTGGACGTGGCGGATTACGAGCGCACCGTGGCGACCCTGATGGCGGGCGGCTCGGACCCGGTCATCACGAAGGAGCCGGAAGGCGCCTACACGCTCGACATCACTGACGCAGCGCTTCAGTAA